From Corallococcus caeni:
CGGGTAGGGCCCTCCGGGCCGCGTGCATCCCCGGAAAGCAGTGGTCCGCGCCCCCAGGGCAGGCGGCCATCCGGCGTGGAACACGGACGACCTGGAGGGGTGCCGGCTTGCGGTCGCCTGGGCTACAGTCCGCGCCCAGGATGACCCAGCCCGCTCGCGTCCTCGGACCCGCTCCCTCCCCTGCTTCCGCACGCGCGGTGATGGAGCGGCTCGCCGCCCAGCTTGGCCGCGCCGTGCAGGGCAAGCCCGAGGAGGTCCGGCGGGTCGTCACCTGCGTGGTGGCCGGCGGGCACCTGCTCCTGGAGGACATGCCCGGCGTGGGCAAGACGACGCTGGCGGAGGCGCTGGCCCGCGCGTGCGCCCTGTCCTTCGCCCGCATCCAGTTCACCGCGGACCTGCTGCCGGCGGACATCCTGGGCACGCAGGTGTTCCACGCGCAGACGGCCACCTTCTCCTTCCGGCCCGGGCCGCTGTTCCGGCAGCTGGTGCTGGCGGACGAGCTCAACCGCGCCCCGCCGCGCACCCAGTCCGCCCTCCTGGAGGGCATGGCCCAGGGCCAGGTGTCGCTGGACGGGCAGACGCATCCCTTGCCCTCGCCCTTCACCGTGGTGGCCACCCAGAACCCGGTGGACTTCTCCGGCACCTATCCCCTGCCGGACTCGCAGCTGGACCGCTTCCTCGTGCGCCTGTCGCTGGGCCACCCGGCGCCGGACGTGGAGGCGCGCCTGCTCACCACGCGCGGCGCGGCGTCCCCGCTGCCGTCGGTGGAGGCGGTGACGGGGCCGGAGGAGCTCGCGTCGCTGCGCGACTTCGTCCAGGACGTGAAGCTGGAAGCGGCGGTGGCGGACTACGTGGTGCGGCTGGCGCGGGCCACGCGCGAGCACGGCGACCTGGAGCGCGGCGCCTCCACGCGCGCGGTGCTGGCGCTGGGGTCCGCGGCCCGGGCCCAGGCCCTGTGGGAGGGCCGCGACTTCGTCACCCCCGGCGACGTGCGCGCCATGCTGGTGCCCTGCTGGGCGCACCGCGTGCTCTTGCGGAGCGCCGTGCAGGGCGTGTCCGCGCGGGACGAGGCGGCGCACCTGGTGGAGGAGATCGCCCGCAAGGTGGCGGCGCCCCGGTGAAGGCCCCCGCCCGTCCCTCCTTCAAGGCGCGGCTGCGCGCCTTCCTCCGTCCGCCGCGCACGCTGTCGGTGACGAAGACGGGCCGCACGTACCTGGTGGTGACGTTCGGCGTGGGGCTGGGCGCGCTCAACACGGGCAACAACCTGCTCTACCTGCTGCTGGGCCTGCTGCTCAGCATGGTGGTGGTGTCCGGCGTGCTGTCGGAGCGCTGCCTGCGCGACCTGACGGTGCGCCGGGTGGGCGCGGACGCGGCCTTCGCGCGCGAGCCCTTCGCCTACCGCTGGGCGGTGTCGCGCAAGGCGGGCCACGGCTTCGCGCTGACGTTCTCCGAGGACCTCTCCCCGCTCACCGGCACCGGGAAGCTGGGGCACCTGCACGCAGGCAAGGAGCACATCGTCCGGGCGGACCTGGCCGCGCCCCACCGGGGCCCCGTGAGCCTGTCCGGCGTGCGCGTCACCACGACGTGGCCCCTGGGCCTGTTCGCCAAGACGCGCGTGTTCTCCCTGGAGGGGATGCTGCTCGTGTACCCGCGCCGGGGCTACGCCTGCAAGGAGCCGGGGCCCGCGGAGAAGGGCCCGCGCGGAGAGGCGGGCAGCCCGCGCCACCTGGACGGCACCGGTGACGTCGCGGGCCTGCGCGAGCTTGCCGCGAACGAGGACGCGCGCCGCATCCACTGGCTGAAGAGCGCCGCGGCGGGGCGCCTGCTGAAGGTGGAGCGCGAGCGCGAGGAGCGCCGCGTCTGGAAGCTCGCGCTGGAGACGGGCCTCACGGGCGACGCGCTGGAGCGCCGCTGCGAGGAGGTCGCCGCCCAGGCGCACCAGCTGCTGGACGCAGGGCACGAGGTCGGCCTCCAGCTCCCGGAGCGCACGCTGCGCCCGGCGGCGGGGGCCTCGCAGGAGCGCCGCATCCTCCAGGCGCTCGCGTGGGTGGGCTTCGAGGACGCGGACGCTGGGGCGGACTCCCGGGAGGCCGCGTGAAGCGCCCCTTGAGGCTGCGGCTCGTCCTGCGCGACCTGGCGGCGGGCTCCGCCTTCGGCGCGATGGCCGTGTCCGGGCAGCTCCCCCTGTGGGCGCTGGGCCTCTTCCTGGGGGCGCTGGTGCTGGCGCTGTGCGACGTGCGGCTCGTCGCGCGCCACTCGCGCCTGTCCGCGCTGGGGCTGCTGGTGGCGGCGGTGCTCCTGGGCCTCCAGCTGACGTCCGGCGCGATGAACGCGGTGGTGGCCGCGTGCTCCTTCGCGGGCCTCATCGCCGCGCAGCGGATGCTGTCCACGCCGGACGCCGCGGCGGAGGGCCAGACGCACCTGACGGGCCTGCTGATGGTGGCCGGTGGCGCGGCGCTGTCGGGCGACATGACGTACGCGCTGTGCCTCATCGCCTTCGGGGTGCTGGCCAGCCTGTCGTTGGCGCTGGGCGTGGTGGAGGCGGCGGTGCCGGACGGCGAGCCCGTGCCGGTGCGCGCGGTGATGCGGCCGCTGTCCGCGGGCCTGGCGTTCGCGGTCGCCGGCGCGGTGGCCTTCTTCGTCCTCTTCCCGCGCCTCAACTGGGCCATGGTGGGGCCGCGCTCGGCGCCGGGCCTGGGCGCGGTGAGCAGCGCGGGCTACTCCAACACCGTGCGGCTGGGCGGCGCGGGCACCATCAAGGGCAACCCGCGCGTGGTGCTGCGCGCCACGCTCACGCCGGATCCGGAGCGCGACGCGCTGGACGCCTACTGGGTGGGCCGCACCTACGACACCTTCGACGGCATGGAGTGGGCGAACGTCGTCGGCGCGAAGCAGACCGAGCGGCAGATCACCCTGCGCCCCGCCAGCGACACGCTCCTGCACCAGCGCATTGAGCTTTTGCCCGCCTACGGCGCCCGCACGCTCATCGCCCTGGAGATGCCCTCGCGCCTGGGCAACGCCATGGCCCACACGCCCACCGGCACCCGGAGCAGCCCCGTGCAGCTCCAGGGCGGCGGCGAGGTGCGCTTCACCATCGCCGCGCCGTCGTACACCTACGAGGCCTACAGCCTGCCCCCTGACGCCAGGACGGGCATGTCCGCCGGCCTGGTTCAGGCGGAGCGCGACCAGCTCCTGGCGGTGCCGGAGCACCTGGATCCGCGCGTGGCCCGGCTCGCGGCGCAGGTGCTCCAGGGGGAGAAGGAGCCGCTGGCCGCGGCGCGCAAGCTCGCGGCCTTCCTGCAGCGGGACTACGCGTACACGCTGGAGCAGGCAGGCACCCCGGAGGATCCGCTGGCGGACTTCCTCTTCGTGCGCAAGGCGGGGCACTGCGAGCACTTCGCCACCGCGCTCACGCTGATGCTGCGCACCCAGGGCATCGGGGCGCGGCTCGCCACGGGCTTCTACGGCGGCACGCGCGTGGACGGCGGCTACCTGGTTCGCGCGGGGGACGCGCACGCGTGGACGCACGTGCTCGTGCCGGGGCGGGGCTTCGTCACCGTGGACGCGACGCCGCCGTCGAACCGCACGAGCCAGGGCTCCGTGCTGCTGGAGAAGCTGCTCGCCTTCTATGAAGCGGTGGAGGCGCGCTGGCGCAACTCCGTCGTCGACTACTCCTTCCGAGACCAGTTCGAGCTGGCGAGCGCCCTGGTCCGCCCGCCGCGCCGCCCGGCCGGGTCCCCCGCGAACGAAGCCCCCAGCCGCCTGCCCCCACCGCGCGCGTGGGTGACGGCCGCCGTCGTGGCCTTCGTCGTCTGGCGCGCGGCCCGCTTCGCCTCCCGCTGGACGGGCCGCGCCCCCACGCTGGAGGCCACGCGCTTCCTCGACCGGGTGGACGCGCTGCTCCAGCGCGCCCACGTGCCGCGCATGGAACAGGAGACGCTGGAGGACCTGACCACGCGCCTGGCGCGCGACGGCCACCCGCTGGCGCTGGCGATGACACCCCTCACCCGCCGCTACCTGGAGGCCCGCTTCGGCGGCCGGGCCCTGCGTGAGGGGGAGGCCGAGCACCTGCTCGCCACCCTGCGCCGCGCGCTGGACGCCGAAGCCGCCCGCCGCGCCGTGAAGCCGGCCGGCCAGGCAGGCCCTACCGCCCGCGCATCCTGAGCGGAAGAGAAGTGCCCTCCGGGAGGAAGCTGGCTTCCGTCGCCGGTCGCCCGCCCTCCCCAGGAACGCCCAGCCGAGGTGGAGAAATGTCGCCACTGTCGGCCTGCGTCGCCATTAAGCCTTTCAGCGAACCCGCTTCGCGAAAGCCAGCGCGACGTGCGCTCGAGGGCCGTGAGCCGTGCATTTTCTCCCCTCCCAGACCCGCGGATTTCCTCTCGGCCACGGGTAACGGTTACAGACCGTTCCCGGAAGGCGCGGGTCTGCGTCTTCCAACCCCTCGGAGACACACGCGAATACATCCGACCCTGGTTGGCATCCCGGTTGCTCAGGGCAGACACGTCAAGTTGTAGGACTTGAACCCAGAGCACCTTTCAAGCGCCTCCGCCGCGGCAGGAGGCCCCGATTTGGAGAACCCATCCATGCAGGCTTCGACCGAGCAGTCGTCCAACTCCGGCTCCCTCGCGATGTACCTCTCGGAGATCAACCAGTACTCGCTCCTGAAGGTGGAGGAGGAGCAGGAGCTGGCGCGCCGGTTCATCAAGGGAGACCTGGCCGCGGGTCACCGGCTGGTGACCAGCAACCTGCGCTTCGTGGTGAAGGTCTCCTACGAGTACCGCTCCTACGGCATCAAGATGTCGGACCTCATCCAGGAGGGGAATATCGGCCTGATGAAGGCGGTGCAGAAGTTCGATCCGGACAAGGGCATCCGCCTCATCTCGTACGCGGTGTGGTGGATCCGCGCGTACATCCAGAACTACATCCTGAAGAGCTGGTCGCTGGTGAAGCTTGGGACCACGCAGGCGCAGCGCAAGCTGTTCTTCAGTCTGGCGCGCACGCGCCGGGAGCTGGAGAAGCTGGGCAGCGGCGAGGCCGTGGTGAACGTGGATGAGATTGCCCGCAAGCTCCATGTGAAGCCGGGCGAGGTCCGGGAGATGGAGCAGCGCATGGGCGGCCGGGATTTGTCCCTGGACGCGCCCATGGGCGAGGACGGCGGCAACAGCCACGTGGACTTCGTGGTGAGCGCCGCGGCGCCCCAGGACGACGAGTTCGCGGACAAGGAGGAGGCGGGCCTCATCAACAACCGCGTCCGCACCGCCCTCATGCGCCTGGATCCGCGCGAGCGCTTCATCATCGAGCAGCGCGTGATGAACGAGCGCCCCATGACGCTCAAGGAGCTGGGCGAGCACTTCGGCTTCTCCCGCGAGCGCGCGCGCCAGCTGGAGATCCGCGCCAAGGACAAGCTCAAGTCGGAGCTGGCCGCCCTCATGGCGGAGGTGGATCCGGAGACGCTGGCCGCCCAGGGCTGAGGCTGTTTTCGCACCCCGGCGGAGACCCTGCTACAACAGGCCCCCTGATTTCCTGTCAGGAGTGCCTGCTTGGCCCATGGTTCCCCGCCGGTCGTCGATGATCGCGTTCCCCTCGCGGAGGCGCATGGCGCCCCGCACAAGCCCTACGTCTCACCGGAGCAGTCGCCCGCGGAGCTGACCCTCCGCGGCCTGGTGCTCGGGTCGGTGCTGGGCATCGTGTTCGCGGCGTCGTCCGTGTACCTGGCCATCAAGGTCGGCCTCACGGTGTCCGCGTCCATCCCGGTGGCGGTGCTCTCCATCGCCATCTTCCGGGCCCTGGGGCGCTCCAGCATCCTGGAGAACACCATCGTCCAGACGACGGGCTCCGCGGGCGAGTCTCTCGCGTTCGGCGTGGCGGCGGCGCTGCCCGCCCTGCTCATCCTGGGCTACGACATCAGCCTCACGCACGCGTTCCTCACCGCCGCGCTGGGCGGCGTGCTGGGCGTGCTGATGATGATTCCGCTGCGCCAGGGCCTCATCGTCCAGGAGCACGGCAAGCTCACCTACCCGGAGGGCACCGCCAGCGCGGACGTGCTCATCGTCGGTGAGCAGGGCGGCACCAACGCCCGCACGGTCATCCTGGGGTTCATCATCGGCGGCGTCTACAAGTTCGCCTACTCCGGGATGAAGCTCTTCAAGGAGGCCATCGGCACGCCCATCAAGGGGCTCAAGGCCGCGACGCTCTCCACGGAGGTGTCCCCGGAGCTGCTCGGCGTGGGCTACATCATCGGGCCGCGCGTCGCGTCCATCACCTTCGCGGGCGGCGTGCTCAGCTACCTCATCCTCATCCCGATGGTGTCCTTCTTCGGCAGCGGCATGGAGACGCCGCTGCTCGTGCACAACGGGATGCTCATCCGGGACATGTCGCCGGATCAGATCCGCAACGCGTACGTGCTCTACATCGGCGCGGGCGCGGTGGCGACGGGCGGCCTCATCAGCCTCATCCGCTCCCTGCCCACCATCGTGGGCGCCTTCAAGCGCAGCGTGGAGACGCTGCGCCAGTCGCGCACGCAGGGCGCCCTGCCCACGGTGCTGCGCACGGATCAGGACCTGCCCATCACCGTGGTGCTGGTGGGCAGCGCGCTGCTCATCCTGGCCATCTGGCTGGCGCCGCCGCTGCACGTGAACTTCATCTCCGCCATCCTCATCGTCGTCTTCGGCTTCTTCTTCGTGACGGTGAGCGCGCGCATCACGGGCGAGATCGGCTCCTCGTCCAACCCCATCTCCGGCATGGTGGTGGCCACGCTGCTCGTCACCTGCCTCGTGTACCTGCTGTTCGGCTGGACGTCGTCGCCGGACCGCTTCATGGCGCTCACCACGGCGGCCATCGTGGGCATCGCCGCGTCCAACGGCGGCACCACGGCGCAGGACCTGAAGACGGCGTTCCTCGTGGGCGGCACGCCCAGGAAGCAGCAGATCGCCCTCTTCGTCGGCGTGCTCACCAGCGCCATGTTCATCGGCCTGGTGCTGGTGCTGCTCAACCAGGGCGCCACCGCGGTCATCCCGGAAGCACACCCGGGCGTGCAGGTGACGGAGATGTCCACCGAGACGCGCACCCAGC
This genomic window contains:
- a CDS encoding AAA family ATPase, which produces MTQPARVLGPAPSPASARAVMERLAAQLGRAVQGKPEEVRRVVTCVVAGGHLLLEDMPGVGKTTLAEALARACALSFARIQFTADLLPADILGTQVFHAQTATFSFRPGPLFRQLVLADELNRAPPRTQSALLEGMAQGQVSLDGQTHPLPSPFTVVATQNPVDFSGTYPLPDSQLDRFLVRLSLGHPAPDVEARLLTTRGAASPLPSVEAVTGPEELASLRDFVQDVKLEAAVADYVVRLARATREHGDLERGASTRAVLALGSAARAQALWEGRDFVTPGDVRAMLVPCWAHRVLLRSAVQGVSARDEAAHLVEEIARKVAAPR
- a CDS encoding DUF58 domain-containing protein, whose translation is MKAPARPSFKARLRAFLRPPRTLSVTKTGRTYLVVTFGVGLGALNTGNNLLYLLLGLLLSMVVVSGVLSERCLRDLTVRRVGADAAFAREPFAYRWAVSRKAGHGFALTFSEDLSPLTGTGKLGHLHAGKEHIVRADLAAPHRGPVSLSGVRVTTTWPLGLFAKTRVFSLEGMLLVYPRRGYACKEPGPAEKGPRGEAGSPRHLDGTGDVAGLRELAANEDARRIHWLKSAAAGRLLKVEREREERRVWKLALETGLTGDALERRCEEVAAQAHQLLDAGHEVGLQLPERTLRPAAGASQERRILQALAWVGFEDADAGADSREAA
- a CDS encoding transglutaminase TgpA family protein; amino-acid sequence: MKRPLRLRLVLRDLAAGSAFGAMAVSGQLPLWALGLFLGALVLALCDVRLVARHSRLSALGLLVAAVLLGLQLTSGAMNAVVAACSFAGLIAAQRMLSTPDAAAEGQTHLTGLLMVAGGAALSGDMTYALCLIAFGVLASLSLALGVVEAAVPDGEPVPVRAVMRPLSAGLAFAVAGAVAFFVLFPRLNWAMVGPRSAPGLGAVSSAGYSNTVRLGGAGTIKGNPRVVLRATLTPDPERDALDAYWVGRTYDTFDGMEWANVVGAKQTERQITLRPASDTLLHQRIELLPAYGARTLIALEMPSRLGNAMAHTPTGTRSSPVQLQGGGEVRFTIAAPSYTYEAYSLPPDARTGMSAGLVQAERDQLLAVPEHLDPRVARLAAQVLQGEKEPLAAARKLAAFLQRDYAYTLEQAGTPEDPLADFLFVRKAGHCEHFATALTLMLRTQGIGARLATGFYGGTRVDGGYLVRAGDAHAWTHVLVPGRGFVTVDATPPSNRTSQGSVLLEKLLAFYEAVEARWRNSVVDYSFRDQFELASALVRPPRRPAGSPANEAPSRLPPPRAWVTAAVVAFVVWRAARFASRWTGRAPTLEATRFLDRVDALLQRAHVPRMEQETLEDLTTRLARDGHPLALAMTPLTRRYLEARFGGRALREGEAEHLLATLRRALDAEAARRAVKPAGQAGPTARAS
- a CDS encoding RNA polymerase factor sigma-32, whose product is MQASTEQSSNSGSLAMYLSEINQYSLLKVEEEQELARRFIKGDLAAGHRLVTSNLRFVVKVSYEYRSYGIKMSDLIQEGNIGLMKAVQKFDPDKGIRLISYAVWWIRAYIQNYILKSWSLVKLGTTQAQRKLFFSLARTRRELEKLGSGEAVVNVDEIARKLHVKPGEVREMEQRMGGRDLSLDAPMGEDGGNSHVDFVVSAAAPQDDEFADKEEAGLINNRVRTALMRLDPRERFIIEQRVMNERPMTLKELGEHFGFSRERARQLEIRAKDKLKSELAALMAEVDPETLAAQG
- a CDS encoding OPT family oligopeptide transporter, with product MAHGSPPVVDDRVPLAEAHGAPHKPYVSPEQSPAELTLRGLVLGSVLGIVFAASSVYLAIKVGLTVSASIPVAVLSIAIFRALGRSSILENTIVQTTGSAGESLAFGVAAALPALLILGYDISLTHAFLTAALGGVLGVLMMIPLRQGLIVQEHGKLTYPEGTASADVLIVGEQGGTNARTVILGFIIGGVYKFAYSGMKLFKEAIGTPIKGLKAATLSTEVSPELLGVGYIIGPRVASITFAGGVLSYLILIPMVSFFGSGMETPLLVHNGMLIRDMSPDQIRNAYVLYIGAGAVATGGLISLIRSLPTIVGAFKRSVETLRQSRTQGALPTVLRTDQDLPITVVLVGSALLILAIWLAPPLHVNFISAILIVVFGFFFVTVSARITGEIGSSSNPISGMVVATLLVTCLVYLLFGWTSSPDRFMALTTAAIVGIAASNGGTTAQDLKTAFLVGGTPRKQQIALFVGVLTSAMFIGLVLVLLNQGATAVIPEAHPGVQVTEMSTETRTQHTYRWAVSQDALTQRGMTPAQLKRSLWAERLDMVPADGALELRSWRPIPAQELSNLTLAPANGPSLKLSDAGLVTAGPDRVYKEGFVRGADTPVPAGRYLVDDQGSIQYVVDPGIGGRISEYEGQTLTRYSAPKAQLFALIIDGILTQRLPWDLVLLGVFIALMLELCGVSSLPFAVGVYLPISSSAPIFVGGMVRHFVDKLRGGSAAESEFSPGTLMSSGYIAGGSIAGVLIAFLEIASDGAWTRAINLPALFGHENAVGAFLNAVGESELAHPTWSNVWGLAFFAVLTAVLFRSALKGKSGAEAPPPSH